Sequence from the Fundidesulfovibrio soli genome:
TCCTCCGCGCTGAGCGCGAAGGGGGCGAAAACGGAACGGTCGAGGTTGGCGGCCAGAAGCTGCATGGCCTTTTCGGTGCCGCCGAGGCCAAGGGATTTGACCACGTGCAGCACGCGGACAGGCGGTTCATGGCGCATCCGGCATTATTGCCCAAAGCGCGCCCAGCGTCCAGAGCGCGCGGACCCTGCCCGCCCCGGTTGTCGGCCCCCCTACTTCTTGGCCTGGGAATAGGCCGCGAAGGCCTTGTGCACCGGCGCGCCGGCCGACGGGGCTGCCATGCCGGCCGTGGCCAGGCCGGGGCCGCTGCTGCGGGCCTGCTGCATGGAGGCGGGAGCCTGCGGCACGAACTCGGGGGTGTTGATCTGGGCGAAGGCGTCGCGCACGCCGGAGAGCATGTTCACAACCTGGTCCACGATGCCCTGGTCCATGTTCATGTTGGCCATGAGCAGCTTGGTGGAGCACAGCAGGTAGAGCTTGGAGAGGTTCTCGGCCACCTCGCCGCCCTTCTGCAGGTTCAGGCTGCTCTGCAGCTCCGCGATGACGTCCAGGGCCTTGGAGATGAGGACGCCCTTGCGCGCGTAATCCTTGGCGGTCATGGCCTCTTTGGCCTGACGCAGGAATTTTATGCAGCCGTCGAAGAGCATGACCACCAGGTCGCCCTGGGTGACGGTGTTCACCTGGGTCTGGATATATGCTTGCGCCGCCTTTTGCATGGTCGATTACTCCTTGAAGCCCTAGGACTTGCTCATCTGCGTGATCTGGGAGGCCAGGCTGGTCTGCTGCTGGTTGTAGGTGCCAAGCAGCGCGTCCAGTTTTGAGAACTTGTTCTTCAGGCTCTGCGCATAGGAAGAAATGCGCCTGTTTTCGTAGTCGATCTTCTTCTGGATGTTGTCGGAAATGGTCACGTAGTTCTTCTGCAGGATGTTCAGGGGGCCCGTGTCCGC
This genomic interval carries:
- the fliS gene encoding flagellar export chaperone FliS — translated: MQKAAQAYIQTQVNTVTQGDLVVMLFDGCIKFLRQAKEAMTAKDYARKGVLISKALDVIAELQSSLNLQKGGEVAENLSKLYLLCSTKLLMANMNMDQGIVDQVVNMLSGVRDAFAQINTPEFVPQAPASMQQARSSGPGLATAGMAAPSAGAPVHKAFAAYSQAKK